The segment CCTAGGCCTaagtgtgttttgttttgttacaGAGGCTGTGATTCCTTCCTAATATTTTgctcttataatttttatagttttgcTCACATCAGAATCAGATATCAGTCTCCATTGGTAACTATGGTTGTTgcagtttaaattagaacctaAAGCATACTTTGCAGCTGAAATATATCTTGCTAATTAGATGGAATCCTGCAAAGTTCGCTGTGAGCTTCACTAGGTTCATTAGGAGTCCCACCTAATTCTTTCCCTCTAATGAATACcgaaatatattttgtttgccAGGTATTAGTGTATTATTACTAGGCTTCATTATCTGGTCAGTGTGGATTTACCCATTCCCACATGACTCGTTCCCTTGAAGCGATATCGATcgtgttgtttttgtttaatttatctCTCAACGTATCTTCTTTTGCTTTGGGAGAACACTGAAGCAACTATATCTCATTTATTTCAAATcctaacttatcaaaaaaaaaaaaaaattagtgtatTAGTAGAAATATGTCTGCAAAGTTTGCTAGGTGTTACTAGAAATATATCTGCAAATTTCGCTCTAGGTGTTATTAGATGGAATCCTGTTTGGTTCTTAATGCGAAATCTAGGGAAATCAATAGCAGCAAGTCTTTTGATTTAACGTTTGTGCACGTATAGTATGTGTACCATGCTAATACCTAGTTGAAtggataagaaaaatgaaatggttataaataaaaaaaatcaatgcttttttttttttaatttaaattatttaataaataatataaatatttttaaataattaacaaTAGTAATGTGAGTATTTTAATAATGTGATTCTATAATCGAGTCAATGGTAAGATCTAATTCCTTTTGGAATTCTATGAGGTTAAAAATTTGATCTTAAAAtacatttatgaaaaaaatatattcaaaactTTATTATTACAAGAATATCggttccaaaaacaactaaatcTCACCTGTTGTCGGCCTTAATTCTCCTCCAACCTATCACATTAGGATTTATTAACAAGTTAACATGACTCAAATACATATGTTATGTAACTAAAAGTATATTTAGATAGCTAACTAAAAGTATATTTAGATAGCTTTTATTAAATGGCACGTAGTGAATTCaaggactttttttttcccaaattggCATGTAGATTAATCTAATGACCGAGAAATTAAAGTTGCATacatattttcaattaattttaaaaattaataagagaGATGACTTTTTCCTCAACTTGCTAAGATTACAAGATATGATAATTGCAATCACACTGTTACATGAATTCACAACTAACAAAATATGATATTGTGTACTAACTCAATAGAAGAAAAGTGTGTGATATGGGCTGTCAAGAGGATAGGACCCAACCTAAATTGAACAATCATGCATACCTCCAAGCAGCTCTTTTAACTCCAAATTTAATTCTCATAAtaaatatacttatataaaaaataaattaaagctttgcccctaaaattttaaaatacaccCGTACAAATATATGCTATAAAGACTctcgtgtatatatatatattatatttttttaaatttgttgtaatTTAAGTTAATTAGGTTGAATTTTAGTATGAATAATATAATTACTAAGCCCAAACAATTTTCAAACGGTAGCggatttaaaatgtgaaattaAGGTCTTGTTTGGgtggaaaaatattatcactcATTACCCTATAACTCATTTCCTATCACTTAAAAATGGCAGCTAAACTCAGTTatgttttcaaattcaaaaaatctaaaatgtGAGACCCACACTTTGACCTAGGCTACTAGTGCTCTCAGAACCCCTACTTGCCCCCTCCTTACCTGACTTACCCCAAAACCCAACTTTACCAATTTTCATAAAGACTAGGAGTGTAGTGATGTGACTATGCAGATGGGGTTGTAATTGTGGAAGCCAATGCTTATTAGAGCCGTTGGTGGTGAGTACGAAAAGGAGCTGCAGATTTTACTCTTCTCTGACCGTGGAGCCCGCTAATGTGAGGGTATTTACAAAATTGCCACCCATTACTCtgtttttataattcaaaaacacctaaaacttgtttttgttttcaataactCATTACTCGATTTAGTGAGAActgagtgatgaaaacaaaatctCAAAACTCATACAAACAAGTACCTTCTCAATGAGACCCACTTATTTTggatgatgagtgatggaaacccACAAATCCAAACAACCTCTAAACCTCTCGCAAATCCATTAGAAAACTGCAAGAGGTTTGTCCCTTAAgtgatattttttgttatttttaatttagacCTTTAATGTTTAAatcatctaaaaaaaagaaaaatctaaccattaaaaATTTGCATTTGGGCTGGGTTAAAAAGCCCATTGAACCTAACCCGCTTATAAGAAAGAGTTACATCGAATTCCACTCCCTTCCAGTTCTCTGAAAAAGAGCGAAAGAGGCCGGCCGCCCCTACTTCCAGCCTCCACGCTCAGCTCAAGGTATCAAAAAGAGCCTCTTGGGTTTGCTTTATTTCTACCGTGATGTGATGATGATGCTTTTAAATCGATGAAAGATGATGAGAAAtaagtctttttatttatttattggtattTGTTTTTCAGGGAAAGGAAGCAAAGAAACAATGGCGTACGCATTGAAGCCGGCGAAGCAGTTGGGTGCGGATGAAGGTCCGGAACAAATTCACAAGATCAGGATAACCCTGACCTCAAAAAGTGTCAAGAATCTCGAGAAGGGTACTccaaaaaaccttttttttttttttttttgcatttattttgtttttgtttttttagttctAATCTGCTTTGACCCATATGATGAAAATGGTGATtagacaataataataatactaatatgTTTATGGCAATGGTTTAGTTTCAGAGATGAAACATTCTTAGTGTTTTGAGATGAATATGGTTTATAATTCTTGTACtgatatatgatatatttgagTTTTTCTGATCTTATATGTTAGTATCAGGTTTtagctgcttttttttttttttttttttttttttttttaatgtgggtTTTCTGAGTTAATTCTGATTTATTTGATTGGTTTAGTTTCATGTAGTATGTGTTTTGAAATGAATTTGTTTTGTAATTGTTATACTGATATGACCCATTTGGCATTTTATTATTGAATGTTATCAGTCCTGGTAATTTTAATACCTTGTATGTTAGTATCTGTTTTTGGCCATGATTTTTTCGATTTGGGTTTTAAGTTTTGAGTCAGTTCTAAGctgattttgtttggtttttatgTGAGAGTTTAAACCTGTTTAGCATCTTGGGTAtgcttggaagttggaacaagAGTACTAAGCTGATTGTTTGgctttttattctattttatttttttattgatagttTGTACGGATTTGGTTCGTGGTGCCAAGGACAAGATGTTGAGGGTTAAGGGCCCAGTGAGAATCCCCACTAAGGTTCTGCACATCACCACCAGGAAGTCCCCTTGCGGTGAAGGTATATTTCTATATCTTACTGTAGTATTCAGTTGATTGCCTTGACAAATATATCATCGCGCCATTGTTTACCAATATTCATTTGATAATCCTATGTAATTCAATTTTAAGCATTCCTATATTTTAAGTTAGTATATTAGCTAGTGCCCCTTGCAAGAACTTTTAAGGAAACTGGGCATTAGAATTGAAAGAAGGTTGAAATTGTTAGTGGTGTTCCATAGGGgttttgtttcaaaatcaaaaggCAGCAGGTAGAGATCCAAAATAACCCTTGTAAGGTTTGGGTTGAGTTGTGCGTCTCATgatgtatgtaaaaataaaaaatgatccTTATTGTTTTGCCTTTGATTTTGAGGCTTGTAGAGAACAAACTGGTGACAAACTTTGAAGCTATACCCTTAATACTCTCTCCATGCCACTAATTGAAGTTAACCCATAAAATTAGCATGTGATTCAGcaatttatgtcatttttctaCAAATGCTGCTTTTGGTTCCTTGTGACTTAACTCTAGACTGATCTTCAGTTGGATTTTGTGCAACTTATTGTACTTTCAGTATCTCTATATCACACTTAAGACCCTTTTAAACATTTTCCCATCATgtaatctttttatatatagtttgatAGGAAAGACCTAGGGGCTCAAATATTTTTGCTTCTGATCAATCCTATACCTTATTTCATTGTTGcctggaaaataaaataattattttattttatagttgtaGCCCTGTAGGCCAGCTATGTTGTGCTCATGATGGAATTGTATTTGCTAGTTTCTATTATAGGCGTAATCACATAGCTATTAAGAAAGATGTTTTATGGTGAAGTTTAATTCTTGTTTTGAAATTACAGTTAActctttgttttggttttgcaGGTACCAACACTTGGGATAGATTTGAACTTCGTATCCACAAGCGAGTTATTGACCTCTTCAGCTCGCCAGAAGTTGTTAAGCAGATTACCTCCATTACAATTGAACCTGGTGTGGAGGTTGAGGTTACCATTGCGGATAATTGAAAATGCGCTACTTCCATAATATCGATTCCCTGTACTCTTTAGTTTATCAGAACAATTGCTTTAGGTGGTAGTATGAGTGTTTTTAGCGCATTTTTTATGTGAAAGAGGAAggattttagttgttttttttgttggaaagaATTCTTCAGTTGTGGATTAATTTGAATGAATACTTATTTCCATGTTTGACTAAATAGCATTAGAAATGTTATCCAGTCTTATATTTCAAGTAGATGCTGTCTTACATTTTCATGGAAGTAATCTGTAAGAAATTGATGTGGTGACACTGACAGGTGGTGATTTAACTCTTTATGTTAGTGTTTCACTCCAACTTTTTCTTGAATCATTGAATGCCATATCCATCCGGCTGTATGAGTGTAGCCAACAATACTTGAGAATCCCAACCCTATTTTCTTGCTGGGCTTCTTTTGATTTTATGTTCTTTTACTTTATCTTGTAGTTGATGTTGTCCACCTCTATAATAGAACGTCATTGAAGCCATTCCAATTCCAAAGTCACTCCATACAAACCTTGAGGAAATTTTCATTGGATCCCTTCCCCACTAGGTAAATTTGACACTGCAATAGCCCTGAACTTGAGGATAAAAATCAAAACACCCCAAATGATAGATGAGATTGGTTTGGGAAAATGGCACGATCCCTTGGGTGCAAACTTTTCTCAAGCTTACATGTTGAGAATTTGAATGTAGACCCCTAGGGCATTAGTTCGCAGAAAGATTATCTTGGAAGATTGCATCAGGAGTTTGTACATCAGTAAGATCTAGTGTATGCATTATCTCTCTCACAACATGTAGGACCaagaatataatttatttttcatcttaGTTTTATCTACCCCCAAAacatacaaataaatttattggtGGTTCGTAGGCAAGTTGACAACACTTCTTGAGGAGATTGACATGTTCTATGCGATAAcaccactttttcttttcttttctttctttttaaaggaTGGGGtcacatttattcatttttagggatattttttaaaccaactTCACTATCGGGATCGGGTCATGTGCAACTATGGAAGGTATATACAAGAAATTTTGTTGATGATGAAGGTATTGTTAGAGCAATAagatacacttttttttttcaatgattaTTTTGTAGCGAGACTTAgaagttttcattttcttagtcCCAGGGCCAGCTTCGGTACCCTCAACACTTCCTTCAATCTCAGCTCTCTTGACAGCTTCCTGCTTGATTTTCTTCTCCTTACCTTTGCCCACAGGAGTTGCAGCACCAATTGCCTTTACCACCCCTTTCTTGATTGGCACACCAAAAGAAGCACCCACAATAAGAAAGCTTCCAAGTTAgcctcaattttaattttgtgaaagCCGAATTCATGTAGAAATCATCTATGTAACTTCAACTAtaggtttgtttggtttgcaagtccgcgtttttttttttatttttaaaaccaaCGCCTATTGcattgttcatgggacatgaacagtgcaaataGGTATGTGAACAGTAATTTTAAAAGTGAATAGTAaccaaaaaatgattttttattgttttcaatttttagcaaaataaacggtatccaaacgcacactataTATAGAAGATTATTATGTCATTGTGCCAAAAGAAATAAGTAAGTAGGCAAAGCAAGGCATTTATGCTAGCTTGCCAACTTAGACTTGTATAACTCATGTGGAACAAGAGAAATATGCAAACAAGGCATCTGTGCTTGCTTGCTTGCTAACTTAgacttatttattttcttctatttaatctttttttaatcCATGTCCAAATTTCATACTAACATTTacgttttctttctttttgcttggtTGTCCATGCTAACACTTTTCACTGAGTGGCCACTATTAGTCTAATACATAATTACAGCCACTAAGAGCTgttcagccaccaccaccatacCTAAAGTTAACTTGATCTTCTACCTAAAGAGAAACTATTTGCAAGTgggaaaaatgtcaaaattgttGGTGTTTACCAGTAAATTAATGAATCAACACACTTAATCCCAACCAAAATTGCTTTATAGTAGAAGAAAGGGGCGTACATGTACACGCATATGgacttttattttccaaatggCATGTTAATCCTATCACTTCTAGCATAGATTACGCTTCATTAATTTGCTTACAAAAATCAGTGTATTTGTATTGCTTGTTCCCCTAACACATCCTAATTACTAAAAGATGAGCTTTCACTGTTGCATGGGTCATTGTTTTGAAAGCGACACTGAACTTCCCTCTTCAAGGCTCATGTTAGCATATTTCTATGTCACGGCTCTCAGtcttttgtttttcaatcaaTACTTGTGCAGTTTCACCCATCAACTTCCATTTCACAATCTGCAAGAGATATCAGAGAGAGCAGAACATCAATGGACCAGTTTGTTCAGGAGAGAGACCATTCCCTATGTAATAAGAACCAGATTTCAGATCCCAGTATTAGTGTGCACAGATGTATCCTTTCAAGTTACCTACGCACAATGCTGAAAAGCTCAAAACAAAGAAGCAGCATACCCAGTGTATAGAATTTGGCAGGGAAGAGTGGATATGAATGTGAACttcttttgagaaacaaataatcCCAAAACTATAAAACCAAAAAGTGCTTCtaggaggaaattattttttaaatgtgctAGCTTTTGTAATCTTTTTCAAGGAATGCAATGGCTAATTCAAGTTATAACTGTAAAGACCAATTGTGAAAGCATGGAAAACTTATATCTGTTTAGAATACCTTTCACCTTACATGTTTGAAAATGGACCAGCTTCCATAGCAAATTAATCATCAAACATTGAGTTCCTTCAACTAATTTACTTTGGTGAGTTCTTCACCCTCATGTAAGATCAATTTAAGGCACCATCAGGAAGCCCAATGATCAACAACTATGCATTGGtggtaaaaaattaataaaacaaaagaaataccTTAAGTAAATTATCTAGCGGCCTGCTTTAAGTACAAAAAagctctttctttctcttgaatCAATAACCACACAACCTGGATCATTCAGAAAAAGTACGCCTACAATTTTTACTTTGTATAAAATATATGAACTTTTCAAGCTACCACTGTTGATAAAGAACGACCTTCCGAATGTACTCTGTATATAATATGCAGCAAAGCAACTTTGAAACTAATTTAGAGTAGTAACCAGCTGCATCTTCAAGCATGCGCTGCTCAAATGTTCTACAGTAGTCTATTTTCCCCTCTGCAATttctgcaaaaaaattcaagacaTTCTTCAGCAAATCTTGTTGGGCCTGTTTACCATTCCGCTCCTGTTGATCTGAACACACAAGCCACAAGTGTCTAAAGCCCCATTTGTAGAAACAGAaaccaattcataaaattaatatagCATGTCAACATACAAGGGAAATTGCAGCATCTTTAAAACTTAGCTATAGCCTATGGGTTGTCTACAAGCCTTAACCAGAAAAGGAAGGTGATAATAGACAAAAAAGATGCAAGAGAACCATGCAAAATCAAGGAAGCTATTTTACGCATAAAAGAGCATACTTACAAGATCATTGAGTGATGGAATGCTTCTTCTACCAACAAAGTGATGATCAAGGTACATAAAAAATCCTGAAAAACACTTTGTCATCACCTTGTAATTTCCCCACATTTGCAGAAGTTCAATAAGTAAATAGGTGTCGCATTTGTCAAAGCAATAAGAAATTTTGTTGATGAAAGAACTATGGAAGGTATATACAAGAAATTTTGTTGATGATGAAGGTATTGTCAAAGCAATaagatacatttttttttttcaatgattaTTTGTTGGATTGTgataaaactattattattactagtcgcAAACCTGCGTGTTGTgcgtgataaatttttttttggcattctcattaaatatatttttattaatattattgttttagtTATTAACAATTGGTTTTCATtatcttttaagttaataaaaaccttaaatataactttttttaaaaaaaaaaaacctttatatatatttatttatttatttgtatttaatgtgTATCTTTACATATACCTTCAAGTAAACTTTATATATCTCACTTCTTTAGATGTGTAAAACTATAGACTACTACTCCATAATGATAGTcactaattaattttatcatgtttttaataatttcatttgtAATACTTcttactattattatatatttattgataatTTACATAACAAAGACGttaaatgagaggtagcatcgttcattagatttttaaaaagttatagtgtatgaaaattatatatgtgtatatatataatttatttcttatgcaatttctattattacttgagaacatcacttttttagttatgattggAAATATGGTTTCCATGGTTaaagtttgattatttttaaatttaaatttagaactatgattgcatttaattttttatttaattttcaaagtgAATGAAACGGTTTATTTTACTGCACTGTAAAGTTTTAATATTCTCCATATGATCatctctattttgttttttacgtactataattgtatttaattgttgattattgatttaatttttaaagtgaATGAAATGGTTTATTTTACTGCACTgtaaagttttaatattttccgTATGATCatctctattttgttttttacttctccttacagcctctttgttttccaattaacgGTTTCTAATgacgtttgattttttttttttctttatctactctttattacattctctctctctctctctctgcaacctatcatttttcaaaatttgatgatgattctatgGTATTAAATATGCACTATTAGtttctttatattatatttggtttgatatcctcattaatttttttaatatagtgtTTCTAAATTGGcattagttttttattctattttttctttaacgtattgggtgtgagaatgagtgtttccctaGTACTACTCCACTTTatgaagacatttttttttttttttattgaatctaAGTAAAAtgttatatgtttaattttttaaaataaaaaggagagaaaatataTGAGGTGTGACCATTAGTTTCATaactttcaaaaatatatatgttcaatattccaaatttttttcttcatcactttcaaaaaatgtaaccattagtttctttttattatggCTGTTTTGTAATTTGAATAAATTCTATGTAGCTTTAGTTGTTAGTTGTTATttgtttgaaatatatatatatttttttcttgattttagaAGTGATcaatattgagaaaaataatgactgttttctttt is part of the Quercus robur chromosome 9, dhQueRobu3.1, whole genome shotgun sequence genome and harbors:
- the LOC126698711 gene encoding 40S ribosomal protein S20-1-like, which codes for MAYALKPAKQLGADEGPEQIHKIRITLTSKSVKNLEKVCTDLVRGAKDKMLRVKGPVRIPTKVLHITTRKSPCGEGTNTWDRFELRIHKRVIDLFSSPEVVKQITSITIEPGVEVEVTIADN